The stretch of DNA CACACGGTGTCGAAGTGCTCGAACGTGAGGGGCCAGGGGAGCATCGAGTTCGATCCGGCGGGCCGGAACGCGAACACGATCATCCAGTAGAACGGCACGAGGGTGAACAACAGGTACAGGGCGAGCGGCAGTCCGACGCTGAACAGGCGCGGCTTCTTCGGGCGCACCCGCAGCTTCCCGGTGGTGTCCGGCTCGGGCAGCGCGGTGGTGGGACGATCGGTGATGGTGGTCACGGCGGTCAAACCTTCTCACTGTTGAACTTGCTCAGGCGCAAGTAGAGGATCGAGCAGAACAGCAGGATCACGAATGCGACCGTGGTGAGTGCCGAGCCGTATCCGAAGTCCTGGGCGGTGGTCGCGAGCTGCGAGACGTACAGCGGGAGCGTCGTGGTGACGTCGGCCGGGCCGCCCGCCGTGAGGGTGTAGAGCAGATCGACGTTGTTGAACTCCCACACACCGCGCAGCAGCGTCGACAAGATGATGACGGCCTTCAGATGCGGGAGCGTGACGAAGCGGAACCGCTGCCAGCGGTTGGCGCCGTCCACGTTGGCAGCCTCGTACAGGTCCTTGGGGGCGCTCTGCAGCTCGGCCAGGATGAGAATGGCGAAGAACGGAACGCCGCGCCACAGTTCCGCGACGCCTGTCGCCCAGAACGCGGTGTCCGGATCGGCGATGGGTGCGGCGGTGCCGTCTCCGATGCCCATGTTGCCGAGGAGTTTGAACAGGCCCGTGGACGGGTTGTAGATCAGCAGCCAGATGCCGGTGGTGAGGACTCCGGAAACCGCCCAGGGGGAGAACACCAGGGCGCGTGCCAGGCCGCGACCCCGGAACACCTCGTTGACCAGCAGGGCAAGCCCGAGGCCGAGGATCAGCTGGAACACGACCTGAAATCCCACCCATTTCGCGGTGGTGACCAGGCTGGTCCAGAAGAGGGAGTCGGCGAACATCAGCCGGAAGTTGTCGAGGCCCGCGAAACCGTTGTCCCACGGCGTCGTCGGGTTGTAGTACTGCAAGCTGTAGTAGAAGACGCTGCCGACCGGGTAGAAGATGAAGACTGCCAGCAGGATGACCACCGGCGCGATCAGGATGTACGGGGCGGCGGCCCGGCGCCAGGCCGGTCTGCGGCGAATGCGGCCGGGAGAGGCCGGCTCCGCCGCCGCGGACCGCCCTCCTGGCCTGGGGGAGGTGGTGGTGGTGACCATGGTGCACGCTCCGAGGTTCGGTGCCGGTCGTGCCGGCGGGTCGGGGGGATTGTGGCTACTGCTGTTGACGCGAGATCGCCGACGGTGGCGCGTCAGCGGGGAAGGTGACGGGAACGACGACGGTCTCCGGCCTACTCGGAGTGCCCGATGTGTGCGGGGCCCGGTGGCGGTGTGTTCGTCCGTTCATGTATGTGAACTCACGTTCTCTATGTGAATTGTCGAACTCACTATGACGGCAGTCACAAGGTCCTGTCAAGCGTGATCGGCTGGACGTTGCGCCGGATCCAGTCGGCGGCCTCGGCCTGCATGTCGGCCGAAAATCGGTGCCCGCCCGCGAACCACTGCGTGGTCAGCTCCCCGGACCCGTCGTACGCGCGCCGCAGCAGGCTCTCGGAGTCCTGCATCCCCCGCAGGCCGAAGTGGGAATCGTCCCGCGCGAACTGGACCAGTAGCGGCCGCGGCGCAGCGCATGCGGCGACGTCCGGCCAGTCGCACACCGCAGGCAGGCCCGGCGTGATCATCAGCCACGTCGTATCGTCCGCCTTCCCGTCCGCGACGTCCGCGAACGTGCTCATCATCGCGGTGATCACCCCTGCTCGCGGGCGGGTCGAACACGCAAGGAGGTGGGCGACGCGAGCCCCGCCGCCCGAGAATCCCGCCGCGGCCACCCGGTTCGGATCGACCCCCTCGGTCGCGAGCAGAACGTTCAGCGCCCGAAGATCCTCGGCG from Rhodococcus opacus B4 encodes:
- a CDS encoding carbohydrate ABC transporter permease, whose translation is MVTTTTSPRPGGRSAAAEPASPGRIRRRPAWRRAAAPYILIAPVVILLAVFIFYPVGSVFYYSLQYYNPTTPWDNGFAGLDNFRLMFADSLFWTSLVTTAKWVGFQVVFQLILGLGLALLVNEVFRGRGLARALVFSPWAVSGVLTTGIWLLIYNPSTGLFKLLGNMGIGDGTAAPIADPDTAFWATGVAELWRGVPFFAILILAELQSAPKDLYEAANVDGANRWQRFRFVTLPHLKAVIILSTLLRGVWEFNNVDLLYTLTAGGPADVTTTLPLYVSQLATTAQDFGYGSALTTVAFVILLFCSILYLRLSKFNSEKV